A region of Methyloversatilis discipulorum DNA encodes the following proteins:
- a CDS encoding XrtA/PEP-CTERM system-associated ATPase produces MYESFYGLSGKPFQLNPDPSFFFGSKGHRRALAYLEYGLHQSEGFIVITGEIGAGKTTLVRSLLQKLDSKKVVAAQLVSTHLDAEDTLRLVAAAFGLPNKQLKKADLLLSIEMFLLSLTAAGKRALLIVDEAQNLTPRAVEELRMLSNFQLGEHALLQSFLVGQPEFRETMQSPHMEQLRQRVIASYHLGPMDAAETEAYIEHRLKHVGWRGSPAFQSGAHEAIFKATEGVPRRINTLCDRLMLAGFLGGATAFTAQDVAGVVSEIKDEAGDAAAAAAMAKRPDGPMPSDTAAHAAFNGAGLRSSPALFDLDMSQFRLDADSAQRVRDYVNAHQAGNLEERLSRMERTLEQTLALLYEIAERSTEPADKEAE; encoded by the coding sequence ATGTACGAGTCCTTCTACGGTCTTTCCGGCAAACCTTTCCAGCTCAATCCCGATCCGTCCTTCTTCTTCGGCAGCAAGGGCCACAGGCGCGCGCTCGCCTACCTCGAGTACGGGCTGCATCAGAGCGAAGGTTTCATCGTCATCACCGGCGAGATCGGCGCCGGCAAGACCACGCTGGTGCGCAGCCTGCTGCAGAAGCTCGATTCGAAGAAGGTGGTGGCGGCCCAGCTGGTCAGCACCCACCTCGACGCCGAGGACACGCTGCGTCTGGTGGCTGCCGCGTTCGGCCTGCCGAACAAGCAGCTGAAGAAGGCGGATCTGCTGCTGTCGATCGAAATGTTCCTGCTGTCGCTGACCGCTGCCGGCAAGCGCGCACTGCTCATCGTCGACGAGGCGCAGAACCTGACGCCGCGCGCGGTCGAGGAACTGCGCATGCTGTCGAACTTCCAGCTCGGCGAGCATGCGCTGCTGCAGAGCTTCCTGGTCGGTCAGCCGGAGTTCCGTGAAACGATGCAGAGCCCGCACATGGAGCAGCTGCGCCAGCGGGTGATCGCGTCCTACCACCTCGGACCGATGGACGCGGCCGAGACCGAGGCCTATATCGAGCACCGCCTGAAGCACGTCGGCTGGCGCGGTTCGCCCGCTTTCCAGTCCGGTGCGCACGAAGCCATCTTCAAGGCGACCGAGGGCGTGCCGCGGCGCATCAACACCTTGTGTGACCGCCTGATGCTGGCCGGCTTCCTCGGCGGTGCGACCGCCTTCACCGCGCAGGACGTCGCCGGCGTGGTCAGCGAAATCAAGGATGAAGCGGGTGACGCGGCCGCGGCCGCGGCGATGGCCAAGCGACCGGACGGCCCGATGCCGTCCGACACCGCGGCACACGCCGCTTTCAACGGCGCCGGTCTGCGCAGTTCGCCGGCGCTGTTCGATCTCGACATGTCGCAGTTCCGTCTCGACGCCGATTCTGCTCAGCGTGTGCGCGACTACGTGAATGCGCATCAGGCGGGCAATCTCGAAGAACGCCTGTCACGGATGGAGCGTACGCTCGAACAGACACTGGCCCTGCTGTATGAAATCGCCGAGCGCTCGACCGAGCCGGCGGACAAGGAGGCGGAATGA
- the wecB gene encoding non-hydrolyzing UDP-N-acetylglucosamine 2-epimerase has translation MSAAQVIAPVLCVVGARPNYMKMAPILRAFDEHVPAIPWVLVHTGQHYDHAMNERLFSGLRLPTPHHNLEVGSGTHAVQTAEIMKRFEPLVDELQPSCVLVVGDVNSTLACALVAVKKHVPVVHVEAGLRSGDRAMPEEINRILVDRISDRLYTTERSALGNLSGEGVDASWVHFAGNVMIDSLLSSRALAVPPAKTLAEHDIDPALIADGRYGVVTLHRPSNVDDPEQLKRLAAMLTQAAARLPLLFAIHPRTRGNLEKFGLGALLDNPRIALLPPLGYLEMLGLMSGATVMITDSGGLQEETTALSVPCLTLRENTERPITVEQGTNTVIGADEALFVRSLDDILATGGKRGRVPEYWDGNAAQRIAADLHDWLLQRSAH, from the coding sequence ATGAGCGCTGCCCAGGTGATCGCTCCGGTGCTGTGCGTCGTCGGCGCACGGCCGAACTACATGAAGATGGCGCCCATCCTGCGCGCCTTCGACGAGCACGTGCCGGCGATTCCGTGGGTGCTGGTGCATACCGGTCAGCACTACGACCACGCGATGAACGAGCGCCTGTTCAGCGGTCTGCGTCTGCCGACGCCGCATCACAATCTCGAGGTCGGCTCCGGCACGCACGCGGTGCAGACCGCCGAGATCATGAAGCGCTTCGAGCCACTGGTCGATGAGCTCCAACCGTCCTGCGTGCTGGTGGTGGGCGACGTCAATTCGACGCTGGCCTGCGCGCTGGTGGCGGTGAAGAAGCACGTGCCGGTGGTGCATGTCGAAGCCGGCCTGCGCAGTGGCGATCGCGCGATGCCGGAGGAGATCAACCGCATCCTGGTCGACCGCATTTCTGACCGGCTGTACACCACCGAGCGCAGCGCGCTTGGCAATCTGAGCGGCGAAGGCGTCGACGCCTCGTGGGTCCATTTCGCCGGCAACGTGATGATCGATTCGCTGCTGTCCAGCCGCGCGCTGGCAGTGCCGCCGGCGAAGACGCTGGCCGAGCACGACATCGACCCGGCGCTGATCGCCGACGGCCGCTACGGCGTGGTGACGCTGCACCGTCCGAGCAATGTGGACGACCCCGAACAGCTGAAGCGGCTGGCCGCGATGCTGACGCAGGCGGCCGCACGGCTGCCGCTGCTGTTTGCGATCCATCCGCGTACCCGTGGCAATCTGGAGAAGTTCGGCCTCGGTGCGCTGCTCGACAATCCGCGCATCGCGCTGCTGCCGCCGCTGGGCTATCTCGAAATGCTCGGCCTGATGAGTGGCGCGACCGTCATGATCACCGACTCCGGCGGTCTGCAGGAGGAAACGACGGCGCTGTCGGTGCCCTGCCTGACGCTGCGCGAGAACACCGAGCGACCGATCACGGTGGAGCAGGGCACGAACACCGTCATCGGCGCCGACGAGGCGCTGTTCGTGCGCAGCCTCGACGACATCCTTGCCACCGGCGGCAAGCGCGGTCGCGTGCCCGAGTACTGGGACGGCAATGCCGCCCAGCGCATCGCCGCCGACCTGCACGACTGGCTGCTGCAGCGGAGCGCGCACTGA
- a CDS encoding XrtA system polysaccharide deacetylase, with amino-acid sequence MNARTDIRNAFTVDVEDYFQVSALAPYIARSRWDSIECRVERNVDRILALLADSGNRATFFTLGWIAERHPDMVKRIAAAGHEIASHGTAHLRATEQSPAEFLDDITRAKKVLEDITGVEVRGYRAPSFSIGHTNPWALDCVAQAGYRYSSSIYPVKHDHYGMPDAPRFPFASRDGLMEVPVTTVRMGSRNLPAGGGGYFRLLPYATSRWLLSQVNKRDGKPAMFYCHPWEIDAEQPRVQGVDAKSRFRHYINLHRTEGRLARLMSDFRWGRMDEVFPEIARAA; translated from the coding sequence ATGAACGCCCGGACCGACATCCGCAACGCCTTCACCGTCGACGTCGAGGATTACTTCCAGGTGTCGGCGCTGGCGCCCTACATCGCGCGCAGCCGCTGGGATTCGATCGAGTGCCGCGTCGAGCGCAACGTGGACCGCATCCTCGCGCTGCTGGCCGACAGCGGCAACCGGGCCACCTTCTTCACGCTGGGCTGGATCGCCGAACGTCATCCGGACATGGTGAAGCGCATCGCCGCCGCGGGGCACGAGATCGCCAGCCACGGCACCGCTCACCTGCGCGCGACCGAACAGTCGCCAGCCGAATTCCTCGACGACATCACGCGCGCCAAGAAGGTGCTGGAAGACATCACCGGTGTCGAGGTGCGCGGCTACCGCGCGCCCAGCTTCTCGATCGGCCACACCAATCCGTGGGCGCTCGACTGCGTCGCGCAAGCCGGCTACCGCTACAGTTCCAGCATCTACCCGGTCAAGCACGACCACTATGGCATGCCGGACGCGCCGCGCTTCCCGTTCGCGTCGCGCGACGGCCTGATGGAGGTCCCGGTCACCACCGTGCGCATGGGCAGCCGCAACCTGCCGGCCGGCGGCGGCGGCTACTTCCGTCTGCTGCCCTACGCCACCTCGCGCTGGCTGCTGAGCCAGGTGAACAAGCGCGATGGCAAGCCGGCGATGTTCTACTGCCACCCGTGGGAAATCGATGCGGAGCAGCCGCGCGTGCAGGGCGTGGACGCCAAGTCGCGCTTCCGCCACTACATCAATCTGCACCGCACCGAAGGCCGGCTGGCGCGCCTGATGAGTGATTTCCGCTGGGGCCGGATGGACGAGGTGTTTCCGGAGATCGCCCGTGCGGCCTGA
- a CDS encoding FemAB family XrtA/PEP-CTERM system-associated protein → MRPEAEFMTAVSVRAPVDADRANWNAFVEACPAASFFHLFEWRDIMRDVFGHATHYLLAERGGRICGVLPLAQVKSRLFGHSLVSLPFGVYGGVATDDEEAALALETEAQRIAQSLGVDHLEFRNVNARHTDWPTEDLYVTFRKQISPDVEENMKAIPRKQRAMVRKGINNGLKAVFDADNSRFFELYSDNVHRHGTPAMSRRYFDTLRRTFGERCSVMTVEGPDGALLSSVMSFYFRDEILPYYAGDAVAARDLAANDFKYWELMRHACERGIRVFDYGRSKQGTGSYSFKKNWGFEPTPLHYEYCLYKRDSLPRNNPSNPKYKLMIEVWRRMPRSFANTIGPFIVRNLG, encoded by the coding sequence GTGCGGCCTGAGGCGGAATTCATGACTGCAGTCAGCGTGCGCGCGCCGGTCGATGCCGACCGCGCGAACTGGAACGCCTTCGTCGAAGCCTGCCCGGCGGCAAGCTTCTTTCACCTGTTCGAGTGGCGCGACATCATGCGCGACGTGTTCGGCCATGCTACGCACTACCTGCTGGCCGAACGGGGTGGGCGCATCTGCGGCGTGCTGCCGCTGGCCCAGGTGAAGAGCCGGCTGTTCGGCCATTCCCTCGTGTCGCTGCCCTTTGGCGTCTATGGCGGCGTCGCGACCGACGACGAAGAGGCGGCGCTGGCGCTCGAAACCGAGGCGCAGCGCATCGCGCAGTCGCTCGGCGTTGATCACCTCGAATTCCGCAATGTGAATGCGCGCCACACCGACTGGCCGACCGAAGACCTGTACGTCACCTTCCGCAAGCAGATTTCCCCGGACGTCGAGGAAAACATGAAAGCCATCCCGCGCAAGCAGCGCGCGATGGTGCGCAAGGGCATCAACAACGGCCTGAAGGCGGTGTTCGACGCCGACAACAGCCGCTTCTTCGAACTGTATTCGGACAACGTGCATCGCCACGGCACGCCGGCGATGTCGCGCCGCTATTTCGACACGCTGCGCCGCACTTTCGGCGAGCGCTGTTCGGTCATGACCGTCGAAGGTCCGGACGGCGCGTTGCTCAGTTCAGTCATGAGCTTCTACTTCCGCGACGAAATCCTGCCCTACTACGCCGGCGATGCGGTGGCGGCGCGCGATCTCGCGGCGAACGACTTCAAGTACTGGGAACTGATGCGCCACGCCTGCGAACGCGGCATCCGCGTGTTCGACTACGGTCGCAGCAAGCAGGGCACCGGTTCCTACTCGTTCAAGAAGAACTGGGGCTTCGAACCGACACCGCTGCATTACGAGTATTGCCTGTACAAGCGCGACAGCCTGCCGCGCAACAACCCGTCGAACCCGAAGTACAAGCTGATGATCGAAGTGTGGCGCCGCATGCCGCGCAGCTTCGCGAACACGATCGGGCCCTTCATCGTCCGCAACCTGGGCTGA
- a CDS encoding TIGR03087 family PEP-CTERM/XrtA system glycosyltransferase: MEPLLFLAHRLPFPPNKGDKIRSFHLLKHLARGHALHVGAFIDDAADLPHVTALQAMCAQLHTETIAPRSRKLLSLRALATGEALSVVYYRSAAMQRWVDDTIARHDITKAVVFCSTMAQYLDRHPQVRRIVDLVDVDSAKWSEYAPRHRWPMSWLYRREACTLLDFEARVVAAADRSLLVTPAEVALFESLAPAQKGRVEALPNGVDVDFFNPANAGANPYADGVKPVVFTGAMDYWPNIDAACWFANEVMPRIRAVEPAAHFFVVGMNPAPAVRELEKTGFVTVTGRVDDVRPWVAHAACAVAPLRVARGIQNKVLEAMAMARPVVVWHTLAASLDASPERDFIAADAASYAERVLALFDPARAQAIGDAARARIDKVYRWDSALAALDAWLDAPAPARSTPHGSTPDVQPDVLHARG, translated from the coding sequence GTGGAGCCGCTGCTCTTCCTTGCCCATCGGCTGCCCTTTCCGCCCAACAAGGGCGACAAGATCCGCTCCTTCCATCTGCTGAAGCATCTGGCGCGCGGCCATGCGCTGCACGTCGGTGCCTTCATCGACGATGCCGCCGATCTGCCGCATGTAACGGCACTGCAGGCGATGTGCGCGCAGCTGCACACCGAAACCATCGCCCCGCGCAGCCGCAAGCTGCTGTCGCTGCGCGCGCTGGCGACCGGCGAGGCGCTCAGCGTCGTCTATTACCGGTCGGCAGCGATGCAGCGCTGGGTCGATGACACCATCGCTCGTCACGACATCACCAAGGCCGTCGTGTTTTGCTCGACCATGGCGCAGTACCTCGATCGCCATCCGCAGGTGCGCCGCATCGTCGATCTGGTCGATGTCGATTCGGCCAAGTGGTCGGAGTACGCGCCGCGCCACCGCTGGCCCATGTCCTGGCTGTACCGGCGTGAAGCGTGCACGCTGCTCGATTTCGAAGCGCGTGTTGTCGCTGCGGCCGACCGCAGCCTGCTGGTCACGCCGGCCGAGGTCGCGCTGTTCGAGTCGCTGGCGCCAGCGCAGAAAGGCCGTGTCGAGGCGCTGCCCAATGGCGTCGATGTCGACTTCTTCAACCCGGCCAACGCTGGCGCGAATCCCTATGCAGACGGCGTCAAGCCGGTCGTGTTCACCGGCGCGATGGATTACTGGCCCAATATCGACGCCGCCTGCTGGTTCGCCAACGAAGTGATGCCGCGCATCCGCGCCGTCGAACCGGCCGCGCATTTCTTCGTCGTCGGCATGAATCCGGCGCCTGCCGTGCGCGAACTGGAGAAGACGGGTTTCGTCACCGTGACCGGCCGCGTCGACGACGTGCGCCCTTGGGTCGCGCACGCAGCCTGCGCGGTGGCGCCGCTGCGCGTGGCACGCGGCATCCAGAACAAGGTGCTCGAAGCGATGGCGATGGCCCGGCCGGTGGTCGTATGGCACACGCTGGCCGCCAGCCTCGACGCGTCGCCGGAGCGCGATTTCATCGCCGCTGACGCGGCCAGCTACGCCGAGCGCGTGCTGGCATTGTTCGACCCTGCACGCGCGCAGGCGATCGGCGATGCCGCGCGTGCTCGGATCGACAAAGTCTATCGCTGGGACAGCGCACTGGCCGCGCTCGATGCCTGGCTCGATGCGCCGGCTCCGGCGCGTTCAACCCCACACGGAAGCACGCCCGATGTACAACCCGACGTCCTCCATGCCCGCGGCTGA
- the xrtA gene encoding exosortase A: MPAADTGRSAAPWRTAGPVFLLLFALLLWLYWGTAVSMAEIWWRSETFAHGLIVPPIFLWLVWRKRVALAAHVPQPSVWGLAALAASLAGWLVADVAGVQVVRQLAFVASIPSLVVAVLGWRVAWVIAYPLAFLFLGVPMGEGLMVPLMNYTADFTVASLQLLGFPVYREGTFFELPSGSWSVIEACSGLRYLIASLTVGALFAYLSYRTLWRRAAFIVASFVVPIVANGFRALMIVLLAHYSDMKLATGVDHIIYGWVFFGVIMLLLFWVGSFWQEKEADDVAPGAGSIALRPVPMLRTALTAAAAAVLLTLPPLYASQLAQRALPASPQLALPAEAGDGWALDAGPALTDWRPTFQNPDRERTVQYRRGDEVVVLHLAWYGRQRQDAELINSRNFMIRQEHDVWSNVGERVIDTPAHPVRETRLRSTALRLLIHDWFVVDGEPTVSSVRAKLMFVRSLLLDGEDSGYAVVLWTPQQGEDPAARARLAGFAAVIEPHLGKATAP; the protein is encoded by the coding sequence ATGCCCGCGGCTGATACCGGACGCAGTGCTGCGCCCTGGCGGACAGCCGGGCCGGTATTCCTGCTGCTGTTCGCACTGCTGCTGTGGCTCTACTGGGGCACCGCCGTATCGATGGCGGAAATCTGGTGGCGTTCGGAAACCTTCGCTCACGGCCTCATCGTGCCGCCCATCTTCCTCTGGCTGGTGTGGCGCAAGCGCGTAGCGCTGGCGGCGCACGTGCCGCAGCCCAGCGTGTGGGGGCTGGCCGCGCTGGCCGCGTCGCTGGCTGGCTGGCTGGTGGCCGACGTCGCCGGCGTGCAGGTGGTGCGCCAGCTGGCCTTCGTCGCCAGCATTCCGTCGCTGGTCGTCGCCGTTCTCGGCTGGCGTGTCGCCTGGGTTATCGCCTATCCGCTGGCCTTCCTTTTCCTCGGCGTACCGATGGGCGAAGGCCTGATGGTGCCGCTGATGAATTACACGGCGGACTTCACCGTTGCCTCGCTGCAACTGCTCGGTTTCCCGGTCTATCGCGAAGGCACTTTCTTCGAACTGCCGTCCGGCAGCTGGTCGGTGATCGAGGCCTGCAGCGGGCTGCGCTACCTGATCGCCTCGCTGACCGTCGGCGCCCTGTTCGCTTACCTGAGCTATCGCACGCTGTGGCGCCGTGCCGCCTTCATCGTTGCGTCCTTCGTCGTGCCCATTGTCGCCAATGGCTTCCGCGCGCTGATGATCGTGCTGCTCGCGCACTATTCGGACATGAAGCTGGCGACCGGTGTCGACCACATCATCTACGGCTGGGTGTTCTTCGGCGTCATCATGCTGCTGCTGTTCTGGGTTGGCTCGTTCTGGCAGGAGAAGGAAGCCGACGATGTCGCGCCCGGCGCCGGCTCGATCGCGCTGCGGCCGGTCCCGATGCTGCGTACGGCGCTGACGGCCGCAGCCGCGGCAGTGCTGCTCACGCTGCCACCGCTCTACGCCTCACAACTGGCGCAGCGCGCACTGCCGGCCTCGCCACAACTGGCGCTGCCGGCCGAAGCCGGCGACGGCTGGGCGCTCGATGCCGGGCCGGCGCTGACCGATTGGCGGCCCACCTTCCAGAACCCGGACCGCGAGCGCACGGTGCAGTACCGTCGCGGCGACGAGGTCGTGGTGCTTCATCTGGCCTGGTACGGCCGCCAGCGACAGGACGCCGAACTGATCAACTCGCGCAACTTCATGATCCGGCAGGAGCACGACGTATGGTCCAACGTCGGTGAGCGCGTGATCGACACGCCGGCGCATCCGGTGCGCGAGACGCGTCTGCGCTCGACCGCGCTGCGCCTGCTGATTCACGACTGGTTCGTCGTCGACGGTGAACCCACCGTCAGCAGCGTGCGCGCCAAGCTCATGTTCGTACGGTCGCTGCTGCTCGACGGCGAGGACAGCGGCTACGCCGTGGTGCTGTGGACGCCGCAGCAGGGCGAGGATCCGGCGGCGCGTGCGCGCTTGGCTGGGTTCGCCGCCGTGATCGAACCGCATCTGGGCAAGGCGACCGCGCCGTGA
- a CDS encoding TIGR03088 family PEP-CTERM/XrtA system glycosyltransferase → MKRVVHVVHHFGTGGMENGMVNLFNNFPPGDFEHHVVCLQGYSHFVERIRDGRVTFHDVKKTPGKDPAHYLRLWKMLRTLRPDILHTRNLSALEAVLIGWLAGVPVRIHGEHGRDVFDLDGSNARYNRLRRLVRPFVHRYLTVSRDLQNWLREAIGVDAARVTQIYNGVDKQRFCPRTDTTRSVLPESFRGDAFVIGSVGRMVGVKDYPTLVRAFIDAARRPGGERLRLVIVGDGGERARCQALLDEAGVADRAWLTGERKDIPELMQAFDLFVLPSLGEGISNTILEAMACGLPIVSTAVGGTPELVDDGINGRLFVPGDVAALSTCVQEYASDAALRNAHGSASRQKIEASFSIEAMVAAYRDAYLALSAKQGRPDGSTT, encoded by the coding sequence GTGAAGCGCGTCGTTCACGTGGTGCATCACTTCGGCACCGGCGGTATGGAGAACGGGATGGTGAACCTGTTCAACAATTTCCCGCCAGGTGACTTCGAGCACCACGTGGTCTGCCTGCAGGGGTATTCGCATTTCGTCGAGCGCATACGCGACGGCCGCGTCACCTTCCACGACGTGAAGAAGACGCCGGGCAAAGATCCGGCGCATTACCTGCGACTGTGGAAGATGCTGCGCACGCTGCGACCAGACATCTTGCACACGCGGAATCTGTCGGCGCTGGAAGCGGTGCTGATCGGCTGGCTGGCCGGCGTGCCGGTGCGCATCCACGGCGAGCACGGGCGCGACGTGTTCGATCTCGACGGCAGCAACGCGCGCTACAACCGGCTGCGCCGGCTGGTGCGTCCCTTCGTCCACCGCTATCTGACCGTCAGTCGAGACCTGCAGAACTGGCTGCGCGAGGCCATCGGCGTTGATGCGGCGCGCGTCACGCAGATCTACAACGGCGTGGACAAGCAGCGCTTCTGCCCGCGCACCGACACCACTCGCAGCGTGCTGCCGGAATCCTTCCGCGGCGACGCCTTCGTGATCGGCAGCGTCGGCCGCATGGTCGGCGTGAAGGACTACCCGACCCTGGTGCGCGCCTTCATCGATGCCGCGCGGCGGCCGGGTGGCGAGCGCCTGCGCCTGGTCATCGTCGGCGACGGTGGCGAACGCGCCCGCTGTCAGGCGCTGCTGGACGAAGCCGGTGTGGCCGACCGTGCCTGGCTCACCGGCGAGCGCAAGGACATTCCCGAGCTGATGCAGGCGTTCGATCTGTTCGTGCTGCCCTCGCTGGGCGAAGGCATTTCCAACACCATCCTCGAAGCGATGGCCTGTGGCCTGCCCATCGTGTCCACCGCCGTCGGCGGTACGCCAGAACTGGTGGACGACGGCATCAACGGTCGGCTGTTCGTGCCCGGCGACGTCGCAGCGCTGTCGACCTGCGTGCAGGAATACGCATCCGACGCTGCGCTGCGGAATGCGCACGGAAGTGCATCACGGCAGAAAATCGAGGCCTCCTTTAGCATTGAAGCCATGGTTGCCGCCTATCGCGACGCCTATCTTGCGCTGTCCGCGAAGCAAGGTCGCCCGGACGGCTCCACCACCTGA